The sequence GGCCAGATAGACATAAAGCAATAGCCAGAGGAACAGATACAATCCAACCAGCCAGCCCCAAGCGGCAAAACCGCCCAAAAGCACGGCCCAACCAAAGCCGGTATCCGATGCTGGCGGCAATGGCGGCAGCGGCGGCAGGATTTCGCAGGACAGATCTTCTTGGCAGGCCGTTTCCACGTCGCAAGCGGCCGGAGCGCAGGTTCTTGTTTCAGCCATCATCTCTGGCGAACATCCGGAGCTTCCGCATTCCGTTCCCTGCCATTCCGAGCATTGGCAGCCAACCGCCTTGACGCATTTTCCGCCTTCGCATTTATTTCCCTCGCCGCAATAGACTGCCGAAGACCATTCCGGGCAGCTGTCTTTGTTGTAGTCGCCGCATTTGTTGTAATTGAAATTATCAAAACATTTTGTTTTATCAGCAGTGCACTCGTCGGTGCAGGTATCCGGAGGGGGATTTGGCCCTTCAACGCATTTGCCGTTCTCGCAAGTATTATTTGCGGGGCAATCGGAATTTTTTGTGCACATCGGTCCGGGAGGGACGCTGACGCATTTGCCGGTTACGCAAGTAGGATAATCCGCGGGGCAATCAGAATCTTTAATACATCTCTCCGGAACGGATCCGCAGACATTGCCGCAATCAGCTGCTTGATAGCAGTTTTTAGCCGTAGTTCTCTGGCAATCTTCCAAAGAAAGGAAATTCCCCATAGCATCGCATCTTGTTCCGTTGCAAGCATAGAATTTGGCCTGCGCGCCAGTAGACTTAACTTCCAATTTATACGTAAAAATTCCACTCTTATAACCGGTGCCAATAGCTAAAAATATATCAGTATTAGCCGCCGGAGCCAAAGACAAATTGACTAAGCTCCCCGCGTTTGCAGAAGATTTTTCATCAATCGTTTCCCGGTTCGCGTTAAATAGCGTCAATTGGCCTTCGTCGCCAGTTGATGGAGTTAAAATAAATTCATAAGTTATTCCTTTTTGAACAGAAATTTTATAATAATCTTTAAAATCGTTGCCAAATGGCGTTTGCATTACGCTTACTCCGGACAGATAACCGGTATAGCTCCCCAAGCCAATCGGCAGCGCTCCTTCAAAAGATTCTCCGGCATCGGTCTGGCTTCCGGCATCAAAACGATTTTGTAAAGCAATCTCTAAATTATAAGTAAGGGTTTCGTCGGTCTGATCATTTACCAGCCTGATATACAAATTTTGCGCTGATCCGCTAAGATACGCCCCCAAAGCTCCGCCACTGCCATACACGTTGTCCCGCTCTTCTTGGTTGCCGCCATAAAGATACAAATTTCCCCACGAATACGTATTCTCGCCATCCGCGACGCTAAAACCGCCCTTAGCATTCATTTCTTGGCCGGATTTTACCGCTACTTTATAATAGCTATCGGCTTCCGGAGCAATTTGCCCCTGATAAGTTCCGGCTTGGATCGCGACCGCCGTTTCAAAACTGCTGCCGCCGGCCGG is a genomic window of Patescibacteria group bacterium containing:
- a CDS encoding DUF5684 domain-containing protein; amino-acid sequence: MLKNLSVSWKTAIGCFAFLLLGAGWGIAAQAQALPAGGSSFETAVAIQAGTYQGQIAPEADSYYKVAVKSGQEMNAKGGFSVADGENTYSWGNLYLYGGNQEERDNVYGSGGALGAYLSGSAQNLYIRLVNDQTDETLTYNLEIALQNRFDAGSQTDAGESFEGALPIGLGSYTGYLSGVSVMQTPFGNDFKDYYKISVQKGITYEFILTPSTGDEGQLTLFNANRETIDEKSSANAGSLVNLSLAPAANTDIFLAIGTGYKSGIFTYKLEVKSTGAQAKFYACNGTRCDAMGNFLSLEDCQRTTAKNCYQAADCGNVCGSVPERCIKDSDCPADYPTCVTGKCVSVPPGPMCTKNSDCPANNTCENGKCVEGPNPPPDTCTDECTADKTKCFDNFNYNKCGDYNKDSCPEWSSAVYCGEGNKCEGGKCVKAVGCQCSEWQGTECGSSGCSPEMMAETRTCAPAACDVETACQEDLSCEILPPLPPLPPASDTGFGWAVLLGGFAAWGWLVGLYLFLWLLLYVYLAICLQVLAKKTSTPNGWLAWIPIANIFLMISVAKKPLWWFLLLLIPLVNIVIGVILWMAIAEIRGRENWVGILIIVPVLGLGIPGYLAFSDNKNGEKTAPTPPYAPTGTAAANKPTVGYKHPCKYCGELIPPDSVACPFCEKTNPLGPFRCPKCHEPIEKEWKVCAKCNQNLRIICPFCGKVTFFGDHCEDCGKRLLVTCPNCEQEQPPIGDNCIKCGKPLKPKKA